In one window of Phalacrocorax aristotelis chromosome W, bGulAri2.1, whole genome shotgun sequence DNA:
- the UQCR11 gene encoding cytochrome b-c1 complex subunit 10 — MHRGGDFEGGAMLSGLLGPRYVQLLQNWTPTLVTWGGVDGTGLIWFTDWKLVLQYVPYISGKFKTED, encoded by the exons ATGCACCGTGGGGGTGACTTTGAGGGCGGCGCAATGCTGAGCGGGCTGTTGGGGCCGCGCTATGTCCAGCTCCTGCAGAACTG GACTCCCACCCTCGTTACGTGGGGTGGTGTAGATGGTACTGGTTTAATATGGTTCACAGACTGGAAGCTTGTCCTTCAGTATGTTCCCTACATCAGTGGCAAGTTTAAAACTGAAGACTAA